Proteins encoded by one window of Kribbella flavida DSM 17836:
- a CDS encoding sensor histidine kinase: MRRRSWELRHQVLWLQTATVTVLVAMVWITMASRARAQADRDAAAAGITPPGWSELLRAETRTMLGIASLMLGVAIAGNALVSWRVRRATRGIGTQTLAWMLDFYQGVLRAAREGLLLIDADGHVQLVNDEARRLLGLREVPPDATVEDLHLPAGLAELLGQGRTAYDELHLGAQGVVVVNQQPARSGRIVTLRDHTQLQALLGELDAVRSLAESLQAQNHEASNRLHTVVSLIEIGRPERAREFAVSELQFAQAMTDRVVGTVGDPVLASLLLAKLSQAQERGVLLTLELGSEALSTRLPAQDVVTVVGNLLDNAIEAARGGPAPRRVELRAGTTPDAIDLAVTNTGAELGASELARMFDRGWTTKSEPGHGLGLVLVRSTVERWQGTLMVDPDSELDEIPALTVRVRLPRAVSASA, translated from the coding sequence ATGAGACGACGGTCGTGGGAGCTGCGGCACCAGGTGCTCTGGCTGCAGACCGCGACGGTCACCGTGCTGGTCGCCATGGTCTGGATCACGATGGCCAGCCGCGCCCGCGCCCAGGCCGACCGGGACGCCGCGGCCGCCGGCATCACGCCGCCCGGCTGGTCCGAGCTGCTGCGGGCCGAGACCCGGACCATGCTCGGCATCGCCAGCCTGATGCTCGGCGTCGCGATCGCCGGCAACGCGCTGGTCTCCTGGCGGGTCCGTCGGGCCACCCGCGGCATCGGGACCCAGACGCTGGCCTGGATGCTCGACTTCTACCAGGGCGTCCTGCGGGCCGCCCGCGAGGGACTGCTGCTGATCGACGCCGACGGACACGTCCAGCTGGTCAACGACGAGGCGCGGCGGCTGCTCGGTCTGCGCGAGGTCCCACCGGATGCGACGGTCGAAGACCTCCACCTTCCGGCCGGCCTCGCGGAGCTGCTCGGCCAGGGCCGGACGGCGTACGACGAACTGCATCTCGGCGCGCAGGGCGTCGTCGTGGTGAACCAGCAACCGGCCCGGTCCGGGCGGATCGTGACGCTGCGGGACCACACCCAACTGCAGGCGCTGCTCGGCGAGCTGGACGCTGTCCGCAGCCTGGCCGAGTCGCTGCAGGCGCAGAACCACGAGGCGTCGAACCGGCTGCACACCGTGGTGAGCCTGATCGAGATCGGCCGGCCGGAGCGCGCGCGGGAGTTCGCGGTGTCGGAGCTGCAGTTCGCGCAGGCGATGACCGATCGAGTCGTCGGCACGGTCGGCGATCCGGTGCTCGCGTCGCTGCTGCTGGCGAAGCTGTCCCAGGCGCAGGAGCGCGGCGTACTGCTGACGCTGGAGCTGGGGTCGGAGGCGCTGAGCACCCGACTGCCCGCGCAGGACGTCGTCACCGTCGTCGGGAACCTGCTGGACAACGCGATCGAGGCCGCGCGCGGCGGACCCGCTCCGCGGCGGGTCGAACTGAGAGCCGGTACCACGCCTGACGCGATCGACCTGGCCGTCACCAACACGGGCGCCGAGTTGGGGGCGAGCGAGTTGGCGCGGATGTTCGATCGGGGCTGGACGACGAAGAGTGAGCCGGGGCATGGGTTGGGGCTGGTGCTGGTTCGCAGTACGGTCGAACGCTGGCAGGGCACGTTGATGGTCGACCCGGACTCCGAGCTGGACGAGATTCCGGCGCTGACCGTGCGGGTCCGGTTGCCGCGGGCGGTGAGCGCGAGTGCCTGA
- a CDS encoding C4-dicarboxylate transporter DctA, with protein MSSTAPRPTPVRNDRTHFLYIAVIVAVALGIGVGFLFSDFAVELKPLGTGFVNLIKMMISPVIFCTLVLGIGSVRQAASVGKVGGLALLYFVVMSTVALAIGLVVGNLVQPGSGLNLTDKLRETGQSQAEGAHATTTEFLLGIIPKTIVSALTEGEVLQTVLVALLVGFALQGMGSKGQPILNGIAHLQRLVFKVLAMIMWAAPIGAFGAIAAVVGATGGDALISLGKIMLAFYITCLLFVVVVLGTLLRVVTGLSIFQLLRYLGREFLLIVSTSSSETALPRLIGKMEHLGVSKSVVGITVPTGYSFNLDGTAIYLTMASLFIAEAMDQPFSLGQQISLLAFMIIASKGAAGVTGAGLATLAGGLQSHRPELVDGVGLIVGIDRFMSEARALTNFAGNAVATVLVGHWVGELDRDQVRQVFAGEDPFDEAAFAAGDTHAGDVPEPVTAGPAGDAQDRIH; from the coding sequence ATGTCGAGCACCGCACCCCGCCCCACCCCGGTCCGCAACGACCGGACCCATTTTCTCTACATCGCCGTCATCGTCGCCGTCGCGCTCGGCATCGGTGTCGGCTTCCTGTTCTCCGACTTCGCGGTCGAGCTGAAACCGCTCGGCACCGGCTTCGTGAACCTGATCAAGATGATGATCAGCCCGGTCATCTTCTGCACCCTGGTGCTCGGCATCGGGTCGGTCCGGCAGGCCGCCAGCGTCGGCAAGGTCGGCGGCCTGGCGCTGCTGTACTTCGTGGTGATGTCGACCGTCGCGCTGGCGATCGGCCTGGTCGTCGGCAACCTGGTGCAGCCGGGGTCCGGCCTGAACCTGACCGACAAGCTGCGCGAGACCGGCCAGAGCCAGGCCGAGGGCGCGCACGCGACCACCACCGAGTTCCTGCTCGGCATCATTCCGAAGACGATCGTGTCGGCGCTGACCGAGGGTGAGGTCCTGCAGACCGTGCTGGTCGCGCTGCTGGTCGGCTTCGCGCTGCAGGGCATGGGCTCGAAGGGCCAGCCGATCCTGAACGGCATCGCGCACCTGCAGCGGCTGGTCTTCAAGGTGCTGGCGATGATCATGTGGGCCGCGCCGATCGGTGCCTTCGGCGCCATCGCGGCCGTCGTCGGCGCCACCGGCGGCGACGCGCTGATCAGCCTCGGCAAGATCATGCTGGCCTTCTACATCACCTGCCTGCTGTTCGTGGTGGTCGTGCTCGGCACGCTGCTGCGCGTGGTCACCGGTCTGTCGATCTTCCAGCTGCTGCGCTACCTGGGCCGCGAGTTCCTACTGATCGTGTCCACCTCCTCGTCGGAGACCGCGCTGCCGCGGCTGATCGGCAAGATGGAGCACCTCGGGGTGTCCAAGAGCGTGGTCGGCATCACCGTTCCGACCGGCTACTCGTTCAACCTGGACGGCACCGCGATCTACCTGACGATGGCCTCGCTGTTCATCGCCGAGGCGATGGACCAGCCGTTCTCGCTCGGGCAGCAGATCTCACTGCTGGCGTTCATGATCATCGCCTCGAAGGGTGCCGCGGGCGTCACCGGCGCCGGGCTGGCCACGCTGGCCGGCGGCCTGCAGTCGCACCGGCCGGAACTGGTCGACGGCGTCGGCCTGATCGTCGGCATCGACCGGTTCATGTCCGAGGCGCGGGCGCTGACGAACTTCGCCGGCAACGCGGTCGCCACCGTGCTCGTCGGCCACTGGGTCGGTGAGCTGGACCGCGACCAGGTTCGTCAGGTCTTCGCCGGCGAGGACCCGTTCGACGAGGCCGCCTTCGCCGCCGGCGACACCCACGCCGGCGACGTCCCCGAGCCCGTCACCGCCGGTCCGGCCGGCGATGCTCAGGACCGCATTCACTAG